Below is a window of Pelagicoccus albus DNA.
GGGGCTACACGGAGAATCGACGTACTGGGCTAACTGGGAGGACTATCTTCCAAAGACAGGCCTATCTCGCGATGAATTCGAAGAAAGCACCGAAGAGATAGAGCAGGCGCTTCAGAAAGTGGTGTCTAACTTCTAGGCTAGCCGCTATTTGTCTTCGTCAGACTCTTCGTTCATCTTCTGAATCAGAGAGCTTGGGTCATCGACATCGCCTTCTCCTGATTCAGCGTTCATCTGAGCGATGAGATCGCTCGGGTCGATATCGTCGTCGCCCCCACCCGAATCACCACCGGCCAGAATACCAGAGGTATCCAGATCGTCGTAATCTAGATCCTCGTCGTCTGACTGAGATCCCCCTGATGGCAGAGAATCTGTGTCTCCAGACTCCAAACTAGCTCCCCCTTCGGCGACCTTCGCCAGCATATCGTTTTTCACAAAGGTCAAAACGCGGTCGGACAAGGCCGGCAATTTCCAAACCTCAGGCGATACAAGCACTTCTTCCATCTGATTGGCTTTGCCAGCGACAGAAACGAATATCTGTATGCACTCGCCTTGATCAGACTTCATCACGGACTTGATTTTTATAATCATCCAAGGCGAAGCCCCTGGCTCAGCAGTGTAAGCGTAAAGATCCGTTTGCGCCCCGCCCAAATCTACGAACCGAGTGAACTTCATAGGATAGCCACCTCCCCAATCTTTCAAGAAACCGGTCAGTTCCTGCTCAATTGCGGCAGCTATCTCAATTGTGAAAACTTTCATAGGTTCGTTTGAAGGCTTATGAGAATAACAGATCCAGTTGAAAAGCAAACACCACTTAAGGAGCAGCGTTTCCGCGTTTCGCATCCATCCGAGCTACAAACTTCTGGGTAATCTCGGCCGTCAGGTCCATCAGATCCAACTCCTCTTCCATGTCCCGCACTTTCCTCGGACGGCCATGCAAAGCGAAGGCGCAGTTAGCTACTCCGAACAATACTGGCAGAAACGAGTGTACGGTACTCCGTGTTTGGGTATGAACCCAGATTCCGAATACAGCAAAAGCGAGCCCCACAACGATGTAGAAAACCTGCAAAACAGGAGAGAATGTCTTGACCTCTATGTCCCGTAGATCCTCTGCCCCAATGGGCGTACCCTTCATTTCAATACGTCGCTCGCACAGTTTAACCCCTGCTGAAACGATTCGCTTTTCTATAAAATTACGGCCCATCCTTCCAAATCAACGAGACCGCACGGACAAGTCAACTCGCCCGTAGGCAGTTTACGAATTCCTAGCGAGTGCCGGGTATACTCTCAGTTCGAATAGGAGTCGACCTTGCCATCCTTGAAAACCACTTCTTTTTTGACTCGAATATCGCCACCAACGGAGGTTCCAACGCTACCGCTCACTCCGCTGTGACGGCCGTAGCTGCCGACGCCGATGCCTATTCCGATTCTTGGCGTCTTCTTTTCCCAAAGCCATATTTCACTATCTCCTATCCCTCCGGCATTTTCTTGCACAAGATCGGGCTCCCCCCAAGCCATACGAACTTGTTCCCGATCAAAACCCACCTCGATTTCACCGGCCCTCACTTTTTCCTGAACCTCAATAGGCCAAGAATCGAAAGCAACCATCCCTTCATCTATGCGGGTTGCGAGTGAGGGTCCGGAACAGCCTGTAATAGCGATACAAGCGAGAGCGAGAGATATGGAGATTGTCTTCATGGCGAGCTGGATTGGTTAACGGCGTTCAAATCGCACCGAATCGAGACGACTCTCCCTTTTGACCGCAGTGTGGCCAAGGGGTTTCAAAATCCTATCCGATGTTCTCTACATTCCGAGCAAACGCTCGAGGGCTTCTCGACGCTCGACTCCCTCCACCGGCACAGGCGGGAGAGCGCAAACTTCGTCGAGTCTGGCTACTGCAAGTTCAGCTAGCTTACGGATCGCCATCTCAGAGGCCTTGACTCCTCCTAATCGCTCATGTTCGCATTCGACGTAAAGGTGCATGGCATCCACCACGAGAGACGCCGTCCGTGGATAAAAGCTGCTCATCAGGTTCCAAGGATCCTCATTGCGATCCCCGCCTTTACGAAAATCCGTTCTCAATAGGACGCTGGGAAGATCCGCAAACTTGGCAGTCATAAACTCAACCACAGTGCCCGAATCGAGTTCGGTCCCGTCATATTGAAAAATGGCAGCTTCGCAGTTTAGCAGACCCTCGAAGTCACTGTCGCGAATTGCCTTTGCGCCTAAGCTTTCCGGCTCGTAGTCCTGCGGCAAATACACGTCGTAGCGACCATTTGAGCACTTTTTGATCTCTTCCGCTAGCATAGCATTGCCCGCGAGATGTCGAAGATCGAACAAGCATCCCGCTAGATAAACTTTCTTCGCACTCATAGTTTGGAACGATGGCTCTAGAGAATTGTGGATTGAATCGTCGAGGCGACGACCGCTGTCAAATAACAGGCAACCATTCCGCCAATCAACGCCTTAAAACCGTAGCGGAGCAGATTTGGCCGCTGGCTCTTTTCGAGCGCTGAAATTCCGCCAACCTGAATCCCGATGGACGCGATATTAGCAAAACCGCAGAGTGCGTAAGTTAGGATCAAGATCGATTTTTCATCGGTAATGACTCCTGCATCCTTCAACTCGGCAAAATGGAAATAGGCATAGAGCTCATTGAAAACGATACGTTCTCCCAGCAGCTGCCCCACCACCAACAGGTCACTATTCGCCACCCCTAGAAGCCAAGCGAAGGGGGCGCTGATAACGCCCACCACGAAACTGAAGTCGAAGCTGCTGAACTTTCCGTCTGTGATCGAAGCGACCCAAGCGTTCAAGCCCGTCCACTCTCCAATCCAGGTGCCCGTGACATAATTGAGAAGCGCCACCAGAGCCGTGAAAGCGACCAGCATCGCTCCCACATTGAGAGCCAGCATCAAACCGTCCGAGGTACCTTTAGTAGCCGCGTCCAGCACACTTTCATATTCCGTGTTTTTTGGGAAAGCGAGCTGGCCTTCCACTTTCTCGGTCTGCGGGGCTATGATCTTAGCCGCAACCATCGCTGCCGGCGCACTCAAGATCGAAGCGGTAAGCAAGTGCTTACCAAACGCGATCATAGCGGTCTCATCACCTCCCCCCAAGGTGCTCATATAGAGAGCAAGCACTCCGCCAGCGATCGTCGCCATACCTCCAGTCATAAGCGAATTGATTTCCGAACGCGTCATGCTCTTGAGGTAGGGCTTGATGACGAGCGGGGCCTCCGTTTGGCCGATGAAGACATTAGCGGCGGATGCTAAGCACTCTGCCCCGGAAAGTTTCAAGGCCTTGCTCAGCAGCCAAGCGAAGGCGAAGACCATGACCTGCAAGATTCGTAGATGATATAGGATCGCCGAAAAAGCCGAAAAGAAGACGATGGTCGATAGCACTGTCCATGCGATGCCGAAGACCGGAATATCAGTAGGCATGGAACCGAAAACCATGCTCGCTCCGTCGTCGCTGAACCCGATCAGCTTGCTGAAAAAACCGGACACCGAAGCGACAATGTTGCGGAAAACGGATACCTTAAGAATCAGGACAGCCAAAACGAACTGCAGCAGCAACCCAGCTCCGATTAAGCGCCAATTTATCCGTTTTCGGTCCTCGCTTACCCACCAACATAGAGCCAGTAGACCGACTATTCCAATCAGTGCCCGAAAAAGCGAGTAAAGCATATCCATCGGGGCCCCTTTCTGCTGCCTATGTTTGTGTCCCGCAACTATAAAGCTTCCACTTAGAAGCAAAGTTTTCGTCGGATATCGCGGCGCCTAAACAAGCGAAAGCCGGGCGACGAATTCGGGGCCCGGCCTGGTAGATGGCTCTTGGAAGATCCTGATAGGTTTTATCGGTATTCCGTTTCTTTTTGACGTTAACCTCCTTGAGCTCGATCTAATTTTTGTATCGTCCAACTCGCCGCTGACTTAACCGAATTAAGCCCCCTCCAGCTAGTTTCAAGGCATAGTATAAGCTACCCTACGTATTCTCATTCGATTTAAATCTAAAAGGGAATCCCGCTCGCAAGGGCGAGTAACAGCATTGCAATTTCTTAATCGAAACCCGCTTGGAGGCTTGTTTTTCGATCTAGCCACCCTCTTATAGCGTAAACTGATACCAACTTATGAAAGACCCACTCTTTAACTGGCTCGACCATCGCGCAGCGGGAGTACTCCTCCACCCAACATCGCTTCCAGGCGAATACGGCATAGGCACGCTGAACGAACATGCTTACCGATTCATCGACTTCCTCACTGCAGGTGGGTTCAAATATTGGCAGCTATGCCCACTGGGGCCAACCGGTTTCGGGGACTCGCCCTACCAGTCCTTTTCATCCTTTGCCGGGAATCCATACCTCATCTCCCTAAACGCATTGGAAGGCCTCCATCTCCTCGATTCAGCGATCCTTGAGGAGCTTAAAATCTTGCCCAACAGCTTCGTAGACTACGGAGGACTCTTCAATGCCAAGTGGCCGGTTCTCGATGCCGTCTACGAAGCCTTTGTCCAAGGTAACAAGAAAATCCGCCCCTACGGCCCCTTCGCTAGCTTCAAAAAGAAACACGCGGACTGGCTCGAGCCGTACGCTTATTTCCAAGCCTTCAAGGCCCACTTCGACGGCAAGCCATGGTACCAGTGGCCTAAAGAATTCCGCTCTTTCTCAGAGGCCAAAGACAGTCCGCTGCTCAAAGAGCTGGAGCGAAAGATCGATGCGGAAATGTTCTTCCAATACCTTTTCGAAGGCCAATGGCAGGCCCTCAAAAGCTACTCGAACAAGAAGGGAGTCGAAATCATCGGAGATATTCCGATCTTCGTAGCCCTCGACAGCGCCGATGTTTGGCAAAATCCACAGTACTTCCAACTAGATCCTGAAACATACCTGCCGACCGCCGTGGCGGGTTGCCCTCCTGACTATTTCTCCGAGGATGGCCAACTTTGGGGAAATCCTCTCTACGACTGGGATGCTTTGGCTAAATATGGAAACTCCTGGTGGATCAAGCGACTGAAGCGTTGCTTCCAGCTCTACGACGTCGTGCGGGTCGATCACTTCCGAGGCTTCGATTCGTATTGGAGTATTCCATACGGATCCGAAACCGCCAGATTCGGAGAATGGAAAAAAGGCCCCGGGCTCGACTTCTTCAAATCCATCAAGAAGAAGATCAAAGACTGCAAATTGATCGCGGAGGATTTGGGCGACTTGACGGACGATGTTCGAGCCTTACGCCGCGACTCGGGACTGCCTGGCATGTCTATCCTGCAGTTCGCGTTCGGCGGCGATGGAGACAATTTTTATCTCCCACACAATCTGCAGGCCGACTCGGTCCTGTATCCCGGCACACATGACAACAACACTTCACTCGGCTGGTTCGAAAGCGCTTCCGACCGGGAGAGGACTCACGTGCAACGCTACCTCGGGGTAGACGGAAACGTGATTGGCTGGGACTTGATCCGCGCCTCCTACAAAGCCGTTTCGAAACTAGCCATCATTCCGATGCAGGACATTATGAGCTTGGGATCTGAAGCACGCTTCAACACCCCCGGTCGAGCTCAAGGTAATTGGTCTTGGAGATACACTCCAGGTCAACTTGCCCAACTGCAAGGCGGCACCACGAGCTACCTCAAAGAATTGTCGGATCTCTACTATCGCGACGGATCACCAGCGGTCGTATAAATCTAGACTAAACTTCCCCATTTCGAAAAAGCCTTCGCCAAAGAGCGGAGGCTTTTTTTGAGGGTCAACGATTCACGCTTTGCTGTACTCGAGTCCGAGCCATTCAAAGGCCTGTCGCTCGGTTTCGAACAACTCTATGCAAGACTTCTCAGTGTCGAAAAATTCGCTGAAGTAATGCACGTATGTAGCTGGAACAGGACTCAAGCCATACAAGGCAGTGCGGACAGAAGTATAGTTTTGCAGTGCTCGATACCGCCAATTCCGGATTTTGATCAAATTGTCTCGCACCAAAGGGATATCGATCTCCTCTACTTCTGAAGACGAAATGACCTTCAGGTTTCGGTCATAGTGGGAGCTCACTCGAAGGAGTTCGAAATGCCGCAGGACAGAATCTAGATCGATGCGATTTCCCCAGCTAACTTTCAATAAACCCGTTTTCGAATAGTAGGTATGCAACTCCATATCAGACATTCACAACCATAAACAATAAAACGACTTACGCAACCTAGCTAAAGCGCCTAGATTTTAATCTTCGTCGTAGTCAGCCATTTGGTAAATGGCTTCGCAGCAGGAATCTGTTTCGTCTTCCAAAATGTAGTGTCCTCCTTGCGGATAATGGAAGGCTGTCGCGTCCGGCAAAAACCGCCGCCAACGCTCATAGAAATGGTCGTTGAAACAAAAATCCTTTCCACCCCAGAGTATCGTCACATCGCGCTGCCTCAGCTTCAGCAAATCATTCTCGACAGAAACCAAGGTTTCGAAACTCGGATGCGAAACGTGCATGGGAATATCCTTCACGAATTCGTACACCGCTCGCCGATCGCTCCAATTTCCGTAGGGAAACAACATGCCCTGCTTTACGGCTTTCGAAAGCGGCTTTTTGTGGACCGACATGCTTGCCGCCGGTCCGGCAAAACCATTCAAGCCCTGCACGAGCAGCTTTCCGAAAATCGGGGCGCGGCAAAGCGAAATGCGTGAAGGGATCCGCGAGTCAACAAACGCGGCTGTATTCAATATGGTAACTCGGCGGAGCTTTTCGAAACGCCTCAAGGCCGCTCCCAGTCCGATAACGCCTCCCCAATCGTGTACCACGATGTCGAATCGTTTGAGTCCGATCGAGTCGATCAACTCCCCTAAATCCTTGATTCTTTGTTCGACTCGATACGAATAATCCGACCCCGGGCGATCGCTCAATCCGCAGCCAATATGGTCAACTGCGATACATCTGAACTTGGAGCTTAGCTTTTTGACCACATTGCGGTAGTAGAACGACCAAGTTGGGTTGCCATGCACCATGAGTACTGGAAATCCGCTACCTTCATCGACATAGCTCATCTCGTATCCGCAACTCAACTTCAGCCGCTTCGGCTTGAAGGGATATTCCTCCTTCAGAAATTCGGGCACTTCCTTCGAGCTCACCACTCCACCCCCATCATCAAACAGTTTAAACCACTTCCAATTCCCAGCAGAGCTACCTTGTCGCCCGCTTTGATCGCTTGCTCTTCCGCGGCTTTGGCCAAAGTAATAGGTAGTGCCGCCGACCCGGTGTTGCCGAAAGTCTGGTAGCTGGAAAAATCCTTCGCATGATCCAAGCCAAGCGTATCGAAGAGCAATCGCTGATGGGCCGCTCCAACCTGATGGCAAACCACGCGATCCGCAGTATTTTCGCCCCATCCGAGCACATCCTTAAACGCGAGCCAGGTCCGCTTGGCTAAGGCAACGCCAGCCTGCAGCATCTCTTCCGAATCAGTCTGCATCTCGAGACCTCCGCCACCTGAGCTGGAATCTCCTTGGCAAAGGTCATTGGCAGACGTATCAGCCAATACACTACCGCCCAAAATCCTGTGTCCGTTAGGTGAAAGTGATTCGTGGCAAACGACGGCTGCCACGGCTCCAGCCCCAATGGTCAAATTCGCGAAAAACGGTTTTATCGTTTTGCGGGTCAACTCACGCTCCAGCAAAATCTGGATCGTTCGCTCCAAGAGCGGTTTGCCATTCTCGCCTGACACTACCACGCCAGCCTTCACCTGACCGGCATCGATCATAGAGCTCAACAGAGCGATCGAATTGAGAAAACCGAGGCACGCATTGGATACATCGAAAACCTGCGTTTGCGGCCCCAATCCCATTAAGCGATGAGCGAAAGAAGCCGTAGCTGGCTCGAGCATGTCGCGGCTCACAGATGAATGGATACAAACCTCCATCTGATCCGGTGAAAGTCCAGATTGGGCTATCGCTTTCCGGCCGGCTTCGGCCGCGATTTCGGAAGGACGAACTTCGCGGTCCCAAAACTTGCGTTCCTTGATGCCCGTCATCAACTCCAGACGGCCTTCGGGCAATCGAAGCTTCTGGTAGAGCGGAGCAAGCTTTTGCTCGATCAGCTCGCTGGACCAGGATTCCGGAGGGGTGGTGTACGCGATCGAATCGATTACTGCGGAGCGAAACTTCATGAGATTAGGACTCTCCGCCCTTCTCTTCCGGTCTCATGGCCAACTTTACGACTTCAGCATCGAAATAGTTAATTCCCATACCCGCGTCTAGAGTCAGTCCCGTACCATTCATTCCGCTCGAACGATCACTGAGTAAAAAGACGGCGGCGTTGGCGACTTCCTGCGTATTCAGAGCTTGCTTACGGAAGGTTAGCTTTTCGCTGAAGAGATAACTCTCTAAGTAACCGGGGATCCCGGCAGAGGCGCTAGTCTTCAAAGTTCCGGGGTTTACAGTATTGAAGCGTACGGCAGTGTCCTTGCTGAAGGACTTGGCGAGGAAACGAATGGAAGAGTCGAGAGCAGCTTTTACCGGCGACATGTATCCATAATTCTCAGCCGTAATGGTGAGTGATGAAATACTGATGGCCACTACGGAGGCCGTTTTACTGAGGTATGGCTTGAAGGCGTTGGAAACCTCAACCAGCGAGAACGCTGAGATCGCTGTCGCCTGCAAAAAGTCTTCCCGCTTGGTCTCGTGAAAAGGTTTGAAGCCCTCGCTGTAGTTGGCGAATGCGATGGAGTGGACCAGACCGTCCAAGGTTCCGAAATCAGACCCGACATCCTCTGCGAGTTTGAGAACCTCCTCCTTGTTTTCTACGTCGCAAACATAGACCGGCTTATCCTTGAGCAACTTTGCCGTGGTCTCTTTGCGCGCTTCCGAACGCACGCTGTAAATAACGGTCGCGCCCTCTTCTTCTAGAGTTTTAGCGATGAACCAGGCGACGCTCTTCCGATTCGCCACGCCCATCACGAGGAACTTTTTGCCTTCTAAATTGAGGAAACCCATTTCGACTAGTCTTTGGGAGCCTTGGCTAGAGCTACGCTAAACGAAACGGTCATAACACGGCGACCATCCTCCGTTGCGACGCTTCCATCCATAAAAACGAATCTGCCCATTTTTTCCTTATACTTGGCCGTAATTAGCAGAGTGTCCTTGGGCCGTACGATGCTTTTGAAGCGAGCATCCGAGATCTTGGTCAGAACCGGCACCATGTCTGGTTCTGCAGCCAGATCATCCGCAAAGAGACGGGTGAGAAAAATCGCTCCCGTCTGGAAAACCGCTTCGGAAATGATAACGCCCGGCATGATCGGATTGCCTGGGTAATGGCCCTGAAAAAACGCTTCCGTCTCTGGCACGTAGCGACGCGTAGTGAGCGAGTTTTCCGTGTGTTCCACCACTTCGTCGACGAAGAGGAAAGGAGGACGATGCGGGATCGCGTTTAGGATTTCTTCAGTTGCCATAGGGTTCGTGGTTCGGGAGCTGTCGAGTAAGACTGATTTAGCTCGATACGCTAGATGATTTCTCCGCAGCCTTCATTGCTACGATTTGCTTGTCCACCTTGTTGGAGGTAATCACGCCATAGTTCATGGATCCAAGCCAGCCTGACATGATGATTCCCACGGATCCTGCGTGATACAGTCCGCCAATCTGCTCCGGCAATTCCATCGAGCACTTCAGGCCTTCGAATTTCGTTCCGAAGGAAGTCCCTTCCGGATGGCGTGTGTAGCGGTTGATCGTTCTCGGCGTCGCCGCCTCCAAGTGGTCAATCTTATCTCGCACACCAGGGATATACTTCTCAAGCGATACCAAAGACTCCTCGATGAGCCGTTGCTTGTGCGTTTCGTACTCCTCGTCGCTCAAGCTTCCCCAATCCACATATTTGGCGTTCAAAGATGCAACAATGGTGTAACGGTCGGATCCGGGGCGAGTCTCTGGGTAATAGACAGAGAAGGTTCGGCTGGTAGTGTGGAGGTCGACCAATTCTTCACTGCTAAATACTGGAGCGTCAGACGTGAAGACTAGGTCACCGATGTTCGGGATCGATTCGCCTTCCTTAATACCCATGTAAACTTGGCAGGAGCTGCTGTTGATGCGAACCGCGTCCAGTTCATCGAGGTAGGCTTGGGAAAACTTTTCTTCGCCTACCATCTTCTTGACGGTGGTCACTACGTTGGCGTTAGAGACCACTGCCTTGCAGCGGATGGTCTTGAGATTGTCCGGCTCGCTGTCGCGCGTCCGTCCTTCTAGCACTACGCCAGTCACCTGAGGCTTACCGTCGACCTCTTCGGTCAAAATCTGACGGGCCAAAACATTTTTTCGAAGCGTCGCTCCGTTGCGCTCCAACTCCTCTACCATCTTTCCTACGAGGACATCCGTTCCGCCTTGGAAGGTGTAGACGCCCTTGCTCATGAAATTCGAGAAAACGATTCCGTAGGTGATCGCTGGTTCATCGAGCGTGGATCCGTTTGCGTAGGCGATTGGCTCCAACAACAGACGATGTACGTCCTTGCGGCCGGGGAAAAACTCTTCGAAAAGCTCCCGAGTGGTCCGCTTGTCGTCGTCGTAGAAGTTCATCTGGCGCAGATGCGTGTAGAAGCCTTCCACTTGGTCGCGCTCCAACTTGAAGTCCTCAACCAGGATTCGAGTAAAGTCCTGGCGGTCAAAAGTCGTCCAGACATCAAACTGCGGGTTGATGAAGCGGACGTCTTTGAGCTGTACGATCGAGTCGGCAATTTCCTTGGTCCAATATTTCCGGCAAGACTTAACCATGCCGTGCGGGAAGCCGTGGAGAGAAATGTCGAAGATGTGTTTTCCGGGACGCTTGAACCAGGTAGCAAGGCCTCCGTACTGATAGTGGTGCTCGACC
It encodes the following:
- a CDS encoding nucleoside 2-deoxyribosyltransferase; its protein translation is MSAKKVYLAGCLFDLRHLAGNAMLAEEIKKCSNGRYDVYLPQDYEPESLGAKAIRDSDFEGLLNCEAAIFQYDGTELDSGTVVEFMTAKFADLPSVLLRTDFRKGGDRNEDPWNLMSSFYPRTASLVVDAMHLYVECEHERLGGVKASEMAIRKLAELAVARLDEVCALPPVPVEGVERREALERLLGM
- a CDS encoding NupC/NupG family nucleoside CNT transporter, with protein sequence MDMLYSLFRALIGIVGLLALCWWVSEDRKRINWRLIGAGLLLQFVLAVLILKVSVFRNIVASVSGFFSKLIGFSDDGASMVFGSMPTDIPVFGIAWTVLSTIVFFSAFSAILYHLRILQVMVFAFAWLLSKALKLSGAECLASAANVFIGQTEAPLVIKPYLKSMTRSEINSLMTGGMATIAGGVLALYMSTLGGGDETAMIAFGKHLLTASILSAPAAMVAAKIIAPQTEKVEGQLAFPKNTEYESVLDAATKGTSDGLMLALNVGAMLVAFTALVALLNYVTGTWIGEWTGLNAWVASITDGKFSSFDFSFVVGVISAPFAWLLGVANSDLLVVGQLLGERIVFNELYAYFHFAELKDAGVITDEKSILILTYALCGFANIASIGIQVGGISALEKSQRPNLLRYGFKALIGGMVACYLTAVVASTIQSTIL
- the malQ gene encoding 4-alpha-glucanotransferase, giving the protein MKDPLFNWLDHRAAGVLLHPTSLPGEYGIGTLNEHAYRFIDFLTAGGFKYWQLCPLGPTGFGDSPYQSFSSFAGNPYLISLNALEGLHLLDSAILEELKILPNSFVDYGGLFNAKWPVLDAVYEAFVQGNKKIRPYGPFASFKKKHADWLEPYAYFQAFKAHFDGKPWYQWPKEFRSFSEAKDSPLLKELERKIDAEMFFQYLFEGQWQALKSYSNKKGVEIIGDIPIFVALDSADVWQNPQYFQLDPETYLPTAVAGCPPDYFSEDGQLWGNPLYDWDALAKYGNSWWIKRLKRCFQLYDVVRVDHFRGFDSYWSIPYGSETARFGEWKKGPGLDFFKSIKKKIKDCKLIAEDLGDLTDDVRALRRDSGLPGMSILQFAFGGDGDNFYLPHNLQADSVLYPGTHDNNTSLGWFESASDRERTHVQRYLGVDGNVIGWDLIRASYKAVSKLAIIPMQDIMSLGSEARFNTPGRAQGNWSWRYTPGQLAQLQGGTTSYLKELSDLYYRDGSPAVV
- a CDS encoding alpha/beta fold hydrolase, with the translated sequence MSSKEVPEFLKEEYPFKPKRLKLSCGYEMSYVDEGSGFPVLMVHGNPTWSFYYRNVVKKLSSKFRCIAVDHIGCGLSDRPGSDYSYRVEQRIKDLGELIDSIGLKRFDIVVHDWGGVIGLGAALRRFEKLRRVTILNTAAFVDSRIPSRISLCRAPIFGKLLVQGLNGFAGPAASMSVHKKPLSKAVKQGMLFPYGNWSDRRAVYEFVKDIPMHVSHPSFETLVSVENDLLKLRQRDVTILWGGKDFCFNDHFYERWRRFLPDATAFHYPQGGHYILEDETDSCCEAIYQMADYDED
- a CDS encoding 3-oxoacyl-ACP synthase III — translated: MKFRSAVIDSIAYTTPPESWSSELIEQKLAPLYQKLRLPEGRLELMTGIKERKFWDREVRPSEIAAEAGRKAIAQSGLSPDQMEVCIHSSVSRDMLEPATASFAHRLMGLGPQTQVFDVSNACLGFLNSIALLSSMIDAGQVKAGVVVSGENGKPLLERTIQILLERELTRKTIKPFFANLTIGAGAVAAVVCHESLSPNGHRILGGSVLADTSANDLCQGDSSSGGGGLEMQTDSEEMLQAGVALAKRTWLAFKDVLGWGENTADRVVCHQVGAAHQRLLFDTLGLDHAKDFSSYQTFGNTGSAALPITLAKAAEEQAIKAGDKVALLGIGSGLNCLMMGVEW
- a CDS encoding enoyl-ACP reductase FabI, with product MGFLNLEGKKFLVMGVANRKSVAWFIAKTLEEEGATVIYSVRSEARKETTAKLLKDKPVYVCDVENKEEVLKLAEDVGSDFGTLDGLVHSIAFANYSEGFKPFHETKREDFLQATAISAFSLVEVSNAFKPYLSKTASVVAISISSLTITAENYGYMSPVKAALDSSIRFLAKSFSKDTAVRFNTVNPGTLKTSASAGIPGYLESYLFSEKLTFRKQALNTQEVANAAVFLLSDRSSGMNGTGLTLDAGMGINYFDAEVVKLAMRPEEKGGES
- a CDS encoding 3-hydroxyacyl-ACP dehydratase FabZ family protein; this encodes MATEEILNAIPHRPPFLFVDEVVEHTENSLTTRRYVPETEAFFQGHYPGNPIMPGVIISEAVFQTGAIFLTRLFADDLAAEPDMVPVLTKISDARFKSIVRPKDTLLITAKYKEKMGRFVFMDGSVATEDGRRVMTVSFSVALAKAPKD
- a CDS encoding phytoene desaturase family protein encodes the protein MGKNWLEGVEEEYDVVVIGSGLGGLTSANILAKCGHKVLLVEHHYQYGGLATWFKRPGKHIFDISLHGFPHGMVKSCRKYWTKEIADSIVQLKDVRFINPQFDVWTTFDRQDFTRILVEDFKLERDQVEGFYTHLRQMNFYDDDKRTTRELFEEFFPGRKDVHRLLLEPIAYANGSTLDEPAITYGIVFSNFMSKGVYTFQGGTDVLVGKMVEELERNGATLRKNVLARQILTEEVDGKPQVTGVVLEGRTRDSEPDNLKTIRCKAVVSNANVVTTVKKMVGEEKFSQAYLDELDAVRINSSSCQVYMGIKEGESIPNIGDLVFTSDAPVFSSEELVDLHTTSRTFSVYYPETRPGSDRYTIVASLNAKYVDWGSLSDEEYETHKQRLIEESLVSLEKYIPGVRDKIDHLEAATPRTINRYTRHPEGTSFGTKFEGLKCSMELPEQIGGLYHAGSVGIIMSGWLGSMNYGVITSNKVDKQIVAMKAAEKSSSVSS